The following DNA comes from Hordeum vulgare subsp. vulgare chromosome 3H, MorexV3_pseudomolecules_assembly, whole genome shotgun sequence.
TCTGCAGGGCCACAAGAGGCCGATGGTGATGGCAACGTGATCAGCCAGCCAGCAGCTTGCTGGATGCCGAAAATCAGGATGTCAATGTAATGTAAACATCCCTTTCCCTTCCCCTTTCTTCATGTAGCTTTGGTCTACTCCTTAGTGGATTTGGTaaaacttgtgctctgtagttaCTTCAGGTACCGGTACCCTATGATGTGTGTGATGTAATATATTATGGATCATTATGGCATTCCTTCTTCAATCAATCTACCTGCTGCCGCTGTGACTCTGAAGATAATTCCTGTGTTTCCTCTTATGATGAACTTGATTGCTGCAAACCTATGACATTACATTGTTTCGAACGCCTCATATGATGTACTACTATGAGGCCGGGGGTtgaacctccttttctaaaataataataattagtttacagagggagtactatgaATTTTGCATATGTATCAACTTCTATTGTCCCAGAAGTCTGAAGTTGTATTCAAAAGGGAAGACCAGTTCAGAGATTACGGCAGAAATAATGGAGGTTGCAGCCATGACCACCTGTCTGCTGTCTCTGTCTCTCTGACCAGTCCATGCCTTGAGCTGCTGACCTTACTTTTCTCCATGATTTGCTCTAGAAAAGTTTACATAGTGCCGTCTTGAAAGTTTTGGAGATGACTGCATTCTTGGAAGGTGCAAGAAATCCTTACTCTCAGGTACTAGAAACATAATTATCACAACATATCATGCTGTATCTTTTAATTCCACTAAAATGGGAGACAGCACAGCCTCTAAAATACAAGGAGATGTGTGCAGGGATTGGACCATTAGTTTTAACTGATTTTTTAATGCCCCGGGGATCAGGAATTCAGAAGCTTCACATGGCTAAGCGTCAGTTTTTATGGCCTGCACTTTACTCAGCTGCAAGTTTCAAACTTTCAGACTTCAGTTTCTTGCCCATTTAATTGGCCAACCTCCCTCATTGATGCCTGTCTAAGCCTGCTTACCTACGTTCCTTGCAGTCAGTTAATTCTTTCTTGGAGCTGCACCCATCAGCCGTCCGATCCGGCGATCCAACGGTAAATCCATTTCCCTTTTTTTGACCTTTTTTTTGCGAACCAAGTTCCTTTTTttttgacttgttcatcccttcatACCCATCGTTACACAAGGCCACAACAAAACAGTGCAACTGTTTTCTTGATACTTCTATGTTCATAAGCAACAGTTTACTTTCAGCAAACCCTATTccttctgtttatctgtcaagaaACTAAACTTTGAGCAAAGGCCAAGTTTTGGAAGGTAACAAGGAGCAGCAAACCTCTCTTGATTGCTACGATTTTGTTTCTCTTttatttactcctctctttgcttCTTCTGCTCATGCATTTCATTCATTTCTACGGCAAGAATTCAACTGCATACATCCCCATCTCCTGCAGCCGTGCAATCTTGACCACCACCGCAGCAGCACATGGCCGGTGACACCATGTGACATTTATTTATTTCTTGCCTATTTTGTCCCATCCCTGTGCTAGCTTCCatctcctttttttttttttttttttgcttttctcaaGAGATTTTTCAAATCACTTCTGATCCGGTGAGAGCACTGTACCTACACCACGAGTGTGAACAAAAAGGCTGAGGCCTTCTCTCTCTGGGCGCAGCGGTGGATCTTGGATCCTTCAGGTAGCAGTAATAcgcgtaggagtaggagtaggtgGGCAGTGGCACTTGGTCATGTGCCACCGTCTCGTGCCCCTCTGCATCTTCTAAGGCTTTCTCTCTGGTCTGGAGACTCTCACGCGTTTGCTTCAAGCATTGACCCGAGCACAAATCTTCCAGCTACTACTTGTTCCTGacctcttcttgatttctttctaTCCCCTGCCTGCCTGTCCGTGTAGTGCTCAGATTTGGTCAGCATGGAGCCATGAACAGAGCTGGCATCTGTGGTGCAGGATCCTGACGACTTGCGTCTCTGAAGGCGAGGAGGAAGCTTCTTTTCTCAGGTGAGATTGTGTTCTCGATGCTTCCTGCTCATCTGGAATCTGTTTCAGTTTCTTCAAGCCATGTCTAGTTGCTGTTTTTGGAGAGATGGCTGCTCCCAAGATCTTGCAGAGTTTCTCCAGGGATGTTGTTCTCTTTCGATCTGGTCCTCATTATTATGGCATCCCGGCCCTGTTCTCTCTCTTGATGCGACTGTACCATATCCACACGCTTATTTCTTCACCACTTCATGGATGGAACAGTAAAAAGGCGCCTGCTGAATCATTGCTTTTTTCTGTTTGGTAAAAAAGGGTCATCCTTTCCTTGATGCTACAGTAAGGAAATATGCTGCTCATGTCTTGTTGTTGCACATATAACTCAATCTGATACATTGACCTGATGATCTGACCAGATATGCAATTTCTTGTTCATTTCTTCTGGTTCATCACAGATGAGATTTAAGCTCGGACACGGTAGATTTCATTACACCAATGTATTACTAGATGTTAATGGGATGCTGTTAGTAAAAATGGGAAAATAACTTATTATCCAACTAACAAGGGCTAGAATGAGTGGCTGCTGGCATTGTTGCCATTTACATGCTTATGCGTACCTATTTTAGATCGGTCGATTTATGTTGCGGTATAGTGCATTCATTTCGCAGCGCTATACTTCACCCTGATGTTTATGGTTTGGGAAGTTCAACATATCAttccttatttttcttctttgattgaagaaagacatggtTTTCATTCCTAACCATACACATTTCCCCTTTCCATTTAGTGCTTGAATCTGCTAAACTTCtagctcttcttgaagatttgtgAAAAATGAAGCCACCTTTGGAAAGGAACCCATCCAGGAAGCGCCATTCATGGTGGTGGGATAGTCACATTAGCCCCAAGAACTCAAAATGGCTTGCAGAAAACCTTGAAGGTAAGCTGAGATTATACCTGGACAATTTCCTATATGATTTTTTCTTAGTACTTGCTAGTAAACATATACTGTCAATGCATGTATAGGTACAGTACAATTTCTGATTGTATGTTGCACTGAGATGAgcataaataataataaaacaaaGGAAAAGTACAAGTATACGACACACTACTTTCTTAGCCCTCAGATGCTTTTGATGTACATATGTTGTCTATGGTACAGCAGCCCCATCTGATTGTTCATGGAGCTAATGACTAGGAATTGGCAGTTGAGTAAATGAAGTACTGCAGAAATTTTTGATGGTCATTACTGTAACTCTAGGTTTAGGTGTTGTAGCCTTATGTGACTGTTCATTGTGCATTTGCTGCACGAGTTAAGACAAATGATAAATACTATTGTTGATGCTTCCATAGTCAAGTGAGAGAAAACCTATACATGTTTTATTTTAGCAGAAATTGGCAGTGAGATAAACCGCAAaaatgttgatactttgcttgacaattactgcttttatttttaatttttacttttgttgctcttgccttcaagctttttcttttattattactCATTTTACTGGACTGGGCATATAGATTGTAGTTGAGTTGTTTGAGGTGTTGTCCATGCTACTGTTATCTATTCTGTAACGTTGTCATCTATTCTGTATGTTATCACTGTTATTTTTGTTAAATGTAGCCTTATCTAAGCTTTCACTGAACTGAAATATGCAGAAATGGATAAGCAAGTGAAGGAAATGGTGCAGCTTATCGAGGAAGATGGCGACTCCTTTGCAAAGAAAGCTCAAATGTATTATCAGAGGCGCCCAGTGCTCATCACCCATGTTGAGAACTTCTACCGGATGTACCGCGCTTTAGCTGAGCGCTACGACAATGTTACTGGTGAACTGCGCAAGAACATCCCTTCAAGGATGCAGTCCCAAGGATCTTTATCCGGTTCTGAGTTCAGTTCAGAGCTGCAAAGGTCGCCCACACCATCTCCTGAGCCACAGAAGTCCTGGACAAGGGAGCAGAGCCCTAGAGCCGCCGGTTTCGACTTCTTTCTGAGCAACAAGAGCAATGACTCACCGTCCTCAAGGAAGGAGCCCGAGTCAGCTTCACAGTCAGAATCCGACATGAAGTCTGAGGATGGCGAGGATGATGGCATTGCCTACACGTTGCACCAGAGGGTTCTCGAGCTCGAGGACGATCTCAACGCCGCGAACCGGAAGCTGCTTGATGCAAACGAAAAGCTCGAGGTTTACGAGGAGAAGAGCCTGAGGTGCCATTGCGAATATAAGGAAAATGGAAATGGTGCCGATCATGCCACGGAAATTACAGACATTGATGGAGAGTTCGCGTCAACTAAGGAGAAGCTACAATCTTCAGAAGTGGAGGTCAACAGTCTCCAAAGGAGGCTCGAGGACGCCGCAATTTTGTCAGAAGAGCACTCTAGGCTGCTGGAACAAAACAAGGGACTGGAAGCTGAAATCGTCAGTCTGAAGGAAGAAATGGCTTCAGCCAGACGGCATTTCGATGACAAACTATCCGAGAGCAACGCCAAGATCAACAAGTACAGACAAGAACTTGCCACTGCATCCGAGAAGCTGCTGCAGGAGAAGTCCAGCAACAGTGCAGAGGTAGGCAAGCTGCAAGAGACGATCCAGATCACCAGTCGCGAGCTGGAGAAAGTTTCCGAAGAGAAATCTCTAGTGGAGGATCAggtgaaggagctggaggaggcgAACGCTGAAGCCGAAAGGCAAAGGCAGGAGCTCGTCCATGCGGCCGAAATG
Coding sequences within:
- the LOC123442826 gene encoding protein NETWORKED 4B-like is translated as MKPPLERNPSRKRHSWWWDSHISPKNSKWLAENLEEMDKQVKEMVQLIEEDGDSFAKKAQMYYQRRPVLITHVENFYRMYRALAERYDNVTGELRKNIPSRMQSQGSLSGSEFSSELQRSPTPSPEPQKSWTREQSPRAAGFDFFLSNKSNDSPSSRKEPESASQSESDMKSEDGEDDGIAYTLHQRVLELEDDLNAANRKLLDANEKLEVYEEKSLRCHCEYKENGNGADHATEITDIDGEFASTKEKLQSSEVEVNSLQRRLEDAAILSEEHSRLLEQNKGLEAEIVSLKEEMASARRHFDDKLSESNAKINKYRQELATASEKLLQEKSSNSAEVGKLQETIQITSRELEKVSEEKSLVEDQVKELEEANAEAERQRQELVHAAEMLSEDKFRHEAEILTMQQSIEDLKPRFESTAREKSLLKLWFADLEHVVERGRSFVVTPE